One window of Neptuniibacter halophilus genomic DNA carries:
- a CDS encoding DUF1338 domain-containing protein yields the protein MNKSELTEMLEAMWQDYLAMNPEARQIHQLFSDLNYQVINDHIALRTFDLEEVNIEQMARPFIQAGYEPAGEYHFKAKQLYAQHFQHRDPLLPKVFISQLMTESLSSDSQLLIHNMIAELEPEQLVADNLCYSGRAWDLSYTEYQQLLEQSEYAAWLAAFGFRPNHFTIFVNALTSHNSIGEVNQFLKDKGFRLNTAGGEIKGSVEARLEQSSTLANPVSVHFSDCEAEIPGCYYEFARRYPLDDGTLYQGFVTASADKIFESTDTR from the coding sequence ATGAACAAGTCTGAGCTAACGGAGATGCTGGAGGCGATGTGGCAGGATTATCTGGCCATGAACCCCGAAGCCCGGCAGATCCACCAGTTGTTCAGCGACCTGAACTACCAGGTGATCAATGATCATATCGCTCTGCGCACCTTTGATCTGGAAGAGGTGAACATTGAGCAGATGGCCCGCCCGTTTATTCAGGCGGGTTATGAACCGGCCGGGGAGTACCATTTCAAAGCCAAGCAGCTTTATGCACAACACTTTCAGCATCGCGACCCGCTCCTGCCCAAAGTATTTATCAGCCAGTTGATGACGGAATCACTCAGCAGCGATAGCCAGTTACTGATTCACAATATGATCGCCGAACTGGAACCCGAGCAGTTAGTTGCAGATAACCTCTGTTACTCCGGACGGGCCTGGGATCTGAGTTATACGGAATACCAGCAATTGCTGGAACAGAGCGAATACGCTGCCTGGCTCGCTGCCTTTGGGTTCCGCCCTAATCACTTCACCATTTTCGTTAACGCGCTGACCTCACACAACAGCATCGGCGAGGTTAATCAGTTCCTCAAAGATAAAGGCTTCCGCCTGAACACGGCTGGCGGTGAGATAAAAGGCAGCGTGGAAGCACGGCTGGAGCAGTCGTCAACACTGGCCAACCCGGTCAGCGTTCATTTCAGCGATTGCGAAGCTGAAATTCCCGGCTGTTACTACGAATTTGCCCGGCGTTATCCGCTGGACGATGGCACCCTCTATCAGGGTTTTGTCACCGCGTCGGCGGACAAAATATTCGAGAGTACCGACACCCGGTAA
- a CDS encoding hydrolase, whose translation MKSFTDIPLDLEQQEQLLLRQLAEKQALREHQLIELVEINSGSLNPAGINQTGERCAHWFAPISDSCERLPLPHWQRMDFSGEIIEQPLGDLWRFRRRPDAPCQILLCGHTDTVFPPESPFQHAIRLDHARLNAPGAADMKGGILVILSALEALEAHPLGTEVGWTLLLNPDEEIGSPGSADLLASEAGRHHLGLIYEPALPDGNLAGQRKGSGNFTLCVRGRAAHAGRNPEQGRNAINKAAELALELQNMNQARPGLTLNNGMIRGGETTNKVPDLAVLKFNIRIENKADADWCQQQLQGMILRHNHDEGFNLALHGGFGRLPKNLDAQHLALYKLVQNCAKDLGQDLNWQATGGCCDGNNLSAAGLANIDTLGVTGNFIHSTDEFIYLDSLTERARLSALLLFRIAANGLPFTPASRSGEIP comes from the coding sequence ATGAAATCGTTCACCGATATCCCGCTGGATCTGGAACAACAGGAGCAGCTACTGCTCCGGCAACTGGCTGAAAAACAGGCTCTGCGGGAACACCAACTGATTGAACTGGTCGAGATTAACAGCGGCTCACTGAACCCGGCCGGGATCAATCAGACAGGCGAACGCTGTGCGCACTGGTTTGCACCGATCAGCGACAGTTGTGAACGCTTGCCCCTGCCCCACTGGCAGCGCATGGACTTCTCCGGCGAGATCATTGAACAGCCGCTGGGCGATCTGTGGCGGTTCCGGCGCCGTCCGGATGCGCCCTGTCAGATTCTGCTCTGCGGCCACACCGATACGGTCTTTCCTCCGGAGAGTCCGTTTCAGCACGCAATCCGTCTGGATCATGCCCGTCTCAATGCCCCCGGAGCCGCGGATATGAAAGGCGGCATTCTGGTCATACTCTCCGCACTGGAGGCACTGGAAGCACACCCGCTAGGCACTGAAGTCGGCTGGACACTGCTACTCAACCCGGATGAAGAGATCGGCTCTCCGGGCTCGGCAGACCTGCTTGCCAGCGAAGCCGGCAGACATCACCTTGGATTAATTTACGAGCCGGCCCTGCCCGATGGAAACCTTGCCGGGCAACGCAAAGGCAGCGGCAATTTCACCCTCTGCGTTCGTGGCCGCGCCGCCCACGCCGGACGCAACCCTGAACAGGGCCGCAATGCGATCAATAAGGCCGCCGAACTGGCCCTTGAACTGCAAAACATGAATCAGGCCCGCCCCGGACTAACCCTCAACAACGGCATGATTCGAGGCGGCGAAACCACCAATAAAGTGCCCGATCTGGCAGTGCTGAAATTCAATATCCGCATCGAAAACAAAGCCGATGCAGACTGGTGTCAACAGCAACTGCAGGGGATGATTCTGCGGCACAATCACGATGAAGGTTTCAATCTGGCACTGCACGGCGGCTTTGGCCGGCTACCGAAGAACCTTGACGCGCAGCACCTGGCGCTTTACAAGTTAGTACAGAACTGCGCTAAGGATCTCGGCCAGGATCTTAACTGGCAGGCCACGGGAGGCTGCTGTGATGGCAATAACCTGTCGGCCGCGGGTCTGGCCAACATCGACACACTCGGCGTCACCGGCAACTTTATCCACAGCACCGATGAATTTATCTATCTGGACAGCCTCACCGAACGTGCCAGACTCAGCGCGCTACTGCTATTCCGCATTGCGGCTAACGGGCTGCCCTTCACCCCGGCATCCCGATCAGGAGAAATACCATGA
- the astD gene encoding succinylglutamate-semialdehyde dehydrogenase: protein MKPQATHFINGEWIAGCGDSLESVNPGTGERIWQGDAADEQQVNAAVTAAAEAFPHWADLTLNQRAAFLHRFSDLLLEYSDLLADTIGQETGKPLWEAATEVTAMRGKAGLTISAYEQRCPEEESISNGIRSLLSHRPHGVVAVFGPYNFPGHLPNGHIMPALLAGNTVVLKPSELTPRTAELMVHLWQKADLPDGVLNLLQGGKETGAALAAHPDINGLYFTGSAATGCYLHQQFGGQPEKILALEMGGNNPLLVTRTKNITAAVYNTLQSAYITAGQRCTCARRLLVPKGDEGDQFLQALQNAVSHIAVGLYNQQPAPFMGSLISQSAMTQMLHAQNKLLDQGAEPLVSMQRFTDRGALLTPGLLDCSAIEHPDDEEYFGPLLQVYRVNSLQQATEMANNTRYGLSAGVLSDDPQVFEYFQRHVRAGLINWNRPLTGASSARPFGGGGLSGNHRPSAWYAADYCAYPVASLQSEQMELPDKLAPGIQLDEHIWGRV from the coding sequence ATGAAACCTCAGGCAACCCATTTTATTAACGGCGAATGGATAGCCGGCTGCGGCGACTCTCTGGAGTCCGTCAACCCCGGTACGGGAGAGCGTATCTGGCAGGGCGATGCCGCCGATGAACAGCAGGTCAATGCAGCCGTCACTGCTGCCGCAGAAGCCTTTCCCCACTGGGCCGACCTGACCCTGAATCAACGGGCCGCCTTTCTGCACCGGTTCAGCGACCTGCTGCTGGAATACAGCGACCTGCTGGCTGACACAATAGGTCAGGAAACCGGCAAACCACTCTGGGAAGCTGCTACCGAAGTAACCGCCATGCGCGGTAAAGCCGGCCTTACCATCAGCGCTTACGAGCAACGCTGCCCGGAGGAAGAGAGCATCAGTAACGGAATACGCTCACTCCTGAGCCACCGACCCCATGGCGTGGTTGCAGTTTTTGGCCCCTACAATTTCCCCGGCCACCTGCCCAACGGACACATTATGCCGGCACTGCTGGCGGGTAATACGGTGGTGCTTAAACCCAGCGAACTGACACCGCGTACCGCTGAGTTAATGGTTCATCTGTGGCAGAAAGCCGATCTGCCCGATGGTGTGCTTAATCTGCTGCAGGGTGGTAAAGAGACCGGCGCTGCGCTGGCCGCGCATCCGGATATCAACGGGCTCTATTTTACCGGCAGTGCCGCCACCGGCTGCTACCTGCATCAGCAGTTCGGTGGTCAGCCAGAGAAGATCCTTGCGCTGGAAATGGGGGGTAACAATCCGCTACTGGTTACCCGCACTAAAAATATCACGGCAGCGGTATATAACACACTTCAGTCGGCTTATATCACTGCCGGGCAGCGCTGTACCTGTGCCCGACGCTTACTGGTACCTAAAGGGGACGAGGGCGATCAGTTTCTTCAGGCCCTGCAAAATGCTGTCAGCCATATCGCTGTCGGGCTCTACAACCAGCAGCCAGCCCCGTTTATGGGTTCCCTGATCAGTCAGAGCGCCATGACCCAGATGCTCCACGCCCAGAACAAACTGCTGGATCAGGGAGCCGAGCCGCTGGTCAGCATGCAACGCTTCACCGACCGGGGTGCCCTGCTGACGCCCGGACTGCTCGACTGCAGCGCCATCGAACACCCGGATGACGAGGAGTACTTCGGCCCATTGCTGCAGGTCTATCGGGTTAACAGCCTGCAACAGGCCACCGAAATGGCCAATAACACCCGATATGGACTCTCCGCCGGAGTACTGAGTGATGACCCGCAGGTATTCGAGTATTTCCAGCGCCATGTGCGTGCCGGCCTGATCAACTGGAACCGCCCGCTGACCGGCGCGTCCAGTGCCCGCCCCTTTGGCGGCGGTGGCCTCAGTGGCAACCACCGGCCCAGCGCATGGTACGCCGCTGATTACTGCGCTTATCCGGTGGCTTCGCTGCAATCAGAACAGATGGAACTGCCAGACAAACTGGCGCCGGGCATCCAGTTGGATGAACATATCTGGGGCCGGGTATGA
- a CDS encoding sensor domain-containing protein gives MPDSPIFSDNTTTPTLDWFHHSSVGILLLDPELNCIHCNPCAENLIWSRIDQPAGNCLPEDFRQALQPHLDKLLREQQENYATHLLLPSSDEPLLVRTELSRIELSEGVSALFLTLRNSSLGARQARELRVFRNAVDNTGSAVVITNGQGQIEYANRRFSEITGYTLNEIRGRRPSFLRSAQTNDETYRQLWSSILNHQPWRGTLLNQRKNGTTYWSLQNISPIHDELGNISNFVSVSEDISKIKEHDAQMEKMAYFDPLTDLGNRRSFRRALDQYLHSPQEQGVHALLLLDLDHFKQINDTMGHEAGDVLLTTIAGRLNFCTRQKTSVFRLGGDEFTLIFRNCRDQEHITERAREVLNLLSQPVQIGPHEIRVTVSIGITLIGLDSQDASDLLRNADLAMYHAKKQGRNTYAFYTPRLDEEAQRTLSIEHDLRNALNSQQLQLAFQPQVRAEDGKITAMEALLRWEHPIDGAIPPSEFIPHAEETGLIIPIGRWVLREACKAARKLQDMGLPPIKVCVNLSTRQFDDPNLLSYIEEALQLSGLEPRWLELEITESMLMQDMQAAIDLLHRIKQMGISLAIDDFGTGYSSLSYLKKMPVDLLKIDRSFLQDIPTDRDNMAITSTIIAMTKQLGLKVVAEGVENEAQMSFLNRNQCSLLQGFLISRPASFEAFCNSYRQCQHYCGACYKESNCEILPQRQNTSLLN, from the coding sequence ATGCCTGACTCGCCCATTTTTTCTGACAACACGACCACCCCGACACTGGATTGGTTTCACCATTCCTCAGTGGGCATCCTGTTGCTCGATCCGGAGCTGAACTGCATCCACTGCAACCCCTGCGCTGAAAATCTGATCTGGAGCCGTATCGATCAGCCGGCTGGCAACTGTCTTCCGGAAGACTTCAGACAGGCCTTGCAACCCCATCTGGATAAACTGCTGCGTGAGCAGCAGGAAAATTACGCGACTCACCTGTTACTACCCAGTTCTGATGAGCCACTGCTGGTGCGCACGGAACTCAGCCGTATCGAACTCAGCGAGGGCGTCAGCGCCCTGTTTCTGACCCTGCGCAACTCCAGCCTTGGCGCTCGTCAGGCCCGCGAGCTCCGGGTGTTCCGTAACGCAGTCGACAATACCGGCAGCGCAGTCGTCATCACCAACGGGCAGGGCCAGATCGAATATGCCAACCGCCGGTTCAGTGAAATTACCGGCTACACCCTGAATGAGATCCGGGGTCGCCGCCCCAGTTTTCTGCGCTCGGCTCAGACCAATGATGAAACCTACCGCCAGCTCTGGTCGAGCATTCTCAACCACCAGCCCTGGCGTGGCACTCTGCTGAATCAGCGTAAAAACGGTACCACCTACTGGTCGCTGCAGAACATTTCACCGATTCATGATGAGCTCGGGAATATCAGCAATTTCGTTTCAGTCAGTGAAGATATTTCCAAAATCAAAGAGCATGACGCCCAGATGGAGAAGATGGCGTACTTTGACCCCCTGACTGATCTGGGTAACCGGCGCAGTTTTCGCCGCGCTCTGGATCAGTACCTGCATTCCCCTCAGGAACAGGGGGTCCATGCCCTGCTGCTGCTCGATCTGGATCATTTCAAACAGATCAACGACACCATGGGCCACGAAGCGGGCGATGTCCTCCTCACTACCATCGCCGGACGTCTGAATTTCTGCACCCGCCAGAAGACCTCGGTGTTCCGCCTTGGCGGAGATGAGTTCACGCTGATTTTTCGCAACTGCCGGGATCAGGAGCATATTACCGAGCGGGCCCGCGAAGTACTGAATCTGCTGTCCCAGCCGGTTCAGATCGGCCCCCATGAAATCCGGGTAACCGTCAGTATCGGCATCACCCTGATCGGCCTCGACAGTCAGGACGCCAGTGACCTGCTGCGAAATGCGGATCTGGCCATGTACCACGCCAAGAAACAGGGTCGCAACACCTATGCTTTCTATACCCCGCGTTTAGATGAGGAAGCACAGCGCACACTGAGTATCGAACATGATCTGCGTAATGCGCTGAACAGCCAGCAACTGCAACTGGCCTTCCAGCCTCAGGTACGCGCTGAAGACGGCAAGATCACCGCCATGGAAGCCCTGCTGCGCTGGGAACACCCTATTGATGGCGCGATTCCTCCCTCGGAGTTTATCCCCCATGCCGAGGAAACCGGCCTGATTATCCCGATCGGGCGCTGGGTACTGCGGGAAGCCTGTAAAGCTGCGCGCAAGCTGCAGGATATGGGGCTGCCGCCGATCAAGGTCTGCGTCAACCTGTCGACCCGACAGTTCGACGATCCCAACCTGCTGAGTTATATCGAAGAAGCCCTCCAGCTCTCCGGGCTGGAACCCCGCTGGCTGGAGCTTGAGATCACTGAAAGCATGCTGATGCAGGATATGCAGGCGGCGATCGACCTGCTGCACCGGATCAAACAGATGGGCATCAGTCTGGCGATTGATGATTTTGGTACCGGCTACTCCTCACTCAGCTATCTGAAGAAAATGCCGGTAGACCTGCTCAAGATTGACCGTTCTTTTTTGCAGGATATTCCCACTGACCGGGACAATATGGCGATCACCTCAACCATTATCGCCATGACCAAGCAGCTCGGTCTTAAAGTGGTGGCGGAGGGAGTCGAGAATGAAGCTCAGATGAGTTTCCTCAACCGCAATCAGTGTTCACTGCTGCAGGGCTTTCTGATCAGCCGGCCAGCCAGCTTCGAAGCGTTCTGTAACAGCTACCGTCAGTGTCAGCATTACTGCGGTGCCTGCTACAAAGAGAGCAACTGTGAGATCCTGCCGCAGCGACAGAATACATCACTGCTGAACTAA
- the astA gene encoding arginine N-succinyltransferase: protein MYFIRPIASEDLETLHQIAIESGPGFTSLPENQQLLEAKIQRSCSAMEQAIEQAGAESYLFVLIDSDSNQVVGTTGIEAAVGLREPWYHYRMGTVVHASRELNIHNQFKTLYLCNDYTGCSEVCTLYLQPEHRHSQNGSLLSKSRFLFMAEHPQRFASRVIAEMRGYSDEEGRSPFWEGLGRKFFAMDYSEADYLTGSGNKVFIAELMPKYSIYIHLLPEEAQAVIGRVHANTEPARRMLENEGFRFENYVDIFDAGPTLTAPLEKIRAIRESRYAKVRLLNQPLSDNEPLFLISNTRTREFRCCICPIVQRQGIAEISTEAAELLQIIEGDTIRLVELKGRQL from the coding sequence ATGTACTTTATCCGCCCCATCGCCAGCGAAGATCTGGAAACACTGCACCAGATCGCGATAGAGTCAGGTCCCGGCTTCACCTCTCTGCCGGAAAATCAACAACTGCTGGAAGCCAAAATCCAGCGCAGTTGCAGCGCCATGGAGCAGGCGATTGAGCAAGCCGGAGCGGAAAGCTACCTGTTTGTGCTGATCGACTCAGACAGCAATCAGGTCGTCGGCACCACCGGCATTGAGGCTGCCGTTGGCTTGCGGGAGCCCTGGTATCACTATCGCATGGGCACCGTCGTTCACGCCTCCCGTGAACTGAATATCCACAACCAGTTCAAAACCCTCTATCTGTGCAACGATTACACCGGCTGCAGCGAAGTCTGCACTCTGTACCTGCAGCCAGAGCATCGCCACTCCCAGAACGGCAGCCTGCTGTCGAAAAGCCGTTTTCTGTTTATGGCAGAACACCCGCAACGCTTCGCCTCAAGAGTGATCGCCGAGATGCGCGGTTACTCCGATGAGGAAGGCCGCTCCCCCTTCTGGGAGGGGCTTGGCCGGAAGTTCTTTGCCATGGATTATTCCGAAGCTGACTACCTGACAGGTTCCGGTAACAAGGTGTTTATTGCCGAACTGATGCCTAAATACAGCATTTACATACACCTGCTGCCGGAAGAGGCTCAGGCGGTGATCGGCCGGGTACACGCGAATACCGAACCGGCCCGGCGAATGCTCGAGAATGAAGGTTTTCGCTTCGAGAACTATGTGGATATCTTTGATGCCGGTCCGACCCTCACCGCCCCGCTGGAGAAGATCCGGGCAATACGTGAAAGTCGTTACGCCAAAGTTCGCCTGCTAAACCAGCCCCTCAGTGATAACGAGCCCCTGTTTCTGATCAGCAATACCCGTACCCGGGAATTTCGCTGCTGTATCTGCCCGATCGTACAGCGTCAGGGCATCGCCGAGATATCCACCGAGGCCGCTGAACTGTTACAGATCATTGAGGGCGATACCATCCGTTTAGTGGAACTGAAAGGGAGGCAGCTATGA
- a CDS encoding sensor histidine kinase encodes MKWYKRLFWKVFAAIWCVSFLVLLATVCVVATMTEQDRFKEVVTARAEGYAELMIGRYERTGFRSQLPKLPRKYKEHDDDDDDHKRDDHRSRHPDRKRDSWLNIAERVYITDVELGRKVVGFQNFNPEPEELYRFVMSSESGRLYQVDLDLRWDRSPFAHLMSRILSVQLVLILLVSGLGALLVSAIIARPLKLLREHTQAIYRGELDTRTDEKLRQRGDELGELARDFDRMADYVQQTLTSHQRLMQDVSHELRAPLARLQAAAGIAEQRLGEDDKAVARIIRECQRLDQLIGEILSLSRLEQMEVSGEGIALSQFLGELLGDARFSHPQRDFSLVVHSECEVRVNEKLLERALNNILGNACKHTPPESAIELSVSCASQCEIRIRDHGPGVTEEQLSKLCDPFYRGSSQSEGYGLGLSIASRAIQRLGGKLTLANHPEGGLEVLIRVPAAVKAQ; translated from the coding sequence ATGAAGTGGTATAAGCGCCTGTTCTGGAAGGTTTTCGCGGCGATATGGTGTGTCAGTTTTCTGGTGTTACTGGCGACGGTTTGTGTCGTCGCCACCATGACCGAGCAGGATCGTTTCAAAGAGGTGGTTACCGCCCGGGCTGAAGGCTATGCGGAATTAATGATCGGGCGTTATGAACGTACAGGGTTTCGGAGTCAGTTGCCCAAACTGCCACGCAAATATAAGGAGCACGACGATGATGACGATGACCATAAGCGTGATGACCATCGTTCACGCCACCCGGACCGGAAACGGGATAGCTGGCTGAACATCGCGGAACGGGTATATATCACGGATGTTGAGCTGGGCCGAAAGGTCGTTGGTTTTCAGAACTTTAATCCTGAGCCGGAGGAGCTGTACCGGTTTGTTATGAGCTCAGAATCCGGGCGCCTGTATCAGGTGGATCTGGATCTGCGCTGGGATCGCTCTCCGTTTGCGCATCTGATGAGCCGCATCCTGTCAGTACAACTGGTACTGATACTGCTTGTTTCGGGGCTGGGTGCATTGCTGGTGTCGGCCATCATTGCCCGGCCGCTGAAGCTTCTGCGGGAGCATACCCAGGCGATCTACCGTGGCGAACTGGATACCCGGACCGATGAAAAGCTGCGCCAGCGTGGTGATGAGCTGGGCGAGCTGGCCCGGGATTTCGATCGGATGGCCGATTACGTGCAGCAGACACTGACCTCGCATCAGCGCCTGATGCAGGATGTTTCTCATGAGCTGCGGGCACCGCTGGCCCGGTTGCAGGCTGCTGCCGGGATCGCCGAACAGCGACTGGGAGAAGATGATAAAGCGGTCGCCAGAATTATCCGTGAGTGTCAGCGGCTGGATCAGCTCATTGGCGAAATTCTCTCACTCTCCCGTCTGGAGCAGATGGAGGTCTCAGGAGAGGGGATCGCCCTGAGTCAGTTTCTCGGTGAGTTACTGGGGGATGCCCGTTTCAGCCATCCACAGCGTGATTTTTCGCTGGTCGTACATTCCGAGTGTGAAGTACGGGTGAATGAGAAACTGCTGGAGAGGGCGCTGAATAATATTCTGGGCAACGCCTGTAAACATACACCGCCGGAGAGCGCCATAGAGCTGAGTGTGAGCTGTGCCTCGCAGTGCGAGATCCGGATTCGGGATCATGGCCCCGGGGTAACGGAAGAGCAGCTCAGCAAACTCTGTGATCCGTTCTATCGGGGTTCAAGTCAGTCCGAAGGTTACGGTCTGGGGTTAAGTATTGCCTCGCGGGCCATACAGCGTCTGGGTGGGAAACTGACGCTGGCCAATCATCCTGAAGGGGGGCTGGAAGTCCTGATCCGGGTGCCTGCGGCAGTTAAGGCTCAGTGA
- a CDS encoding N-succinylarginine dihydrolase has product MTRVLNLDGLVGPNHNYGGLAQGNLASALHRGQISNPRSAALQGLEKMHALHQLGLAQGILPPQPRPQLSLLYAAGFRGTTAALLEQAYKESPRLLEACYSASSMWAANAATITPACDSLSGKVQISPANLVSGLHRSLEAPFNLQFFRRCFSDPEFFQVHPPLPAQNSFADEGAANHTRLSDPATGHSLNLFIYGRSDQQSGPDHFPARQSKLASNSLIRRHRIPPERALLVQQNPDAINAGAFHNDVVAVGHENFLLLHQQAFSEQAEVLKTLRQQTRHWQAPLSIFEVSQKELSLSQAVKTYLFNSQLVTLTDGSLLLIAPEESHQDPVTAAICERILAEDNPVSEVRFFNLRQSMNNGGGPACLRLAIPLREQELSRVAPGILINEERYQALQSWIEQHYRDRLCADDLRDPQLVEEIAQALSELNLILQLPELYH; this is encoded by the coding sequence ATGACCCGGGTTCTGAATCTGGACGGGCTGGTTGGCCCTAACCATAACTACGGCGGGCTGGCGCAGGGTAATCTGGCTTCTGCGCTACATCGTGGTCAGATATCCAACCCCCGCAGCGCAGCACTTCAGGGGCTGGAGAAGATGCATGCCCTGCATCAACTGGGACTTGCTCAGGGCATTCTGCCACCACAGCCGCGCCCGCAGCTCTCCCTGCTGTATGCAGCCGGCTTTCGCGGCACAACAGCAGCGTTGCTTGAACAAGCATATAAAGAGTCACCGCGGCTGCTGGAAGCCTGTTATTCCGCCTCCTCCATGTGGGCCGCCAATGCCGCCACCATCACACCTGCCTGCGACAGCCTGAGTGGCAAAGTCCAGATCTCCCCGGCGAATCTGGTCAGCGGCCTGCACCGTTCACTGGAAGCACCTTTTAACCTGCAATTCTTCCGGCGCTGCTTTTCCGACCCTGAATTTTTTCAGGTACACCCTCCACTTCCGGCTCAGAACAGTTTTGCCGATGAAGGAGCGGCTAACCATACCCGGCTCAGCGACCCCGCCACCGGTCATTCCCTGAACCTGTTTATCTATGGCCGCAGCGATCAGCAAAGCGGGCCCGACCATTTCCCGGCACGACAGAGCAAACTCGCCAGCAACAGTCTGATTCGCCGTCACCGGATACCACCCGAACGGGCGCTGTTGGTGCAACAGAATCCGGACGCGATCAATGCCGGCGCTTTTCATAATGATGTGGTGGCGGTGGGCCATGAAAATTTCCTGCTGCTGCACCAGCAGGCCTTTTCCGAGCAGGCGGAGGTACTGAAGACACTGCGTCAGCAAACCCGGCACTGGCAAGCCCCGCTGAGCATTTTCGAGGTCAGCCAGAAAGAGTTAAGCCTGAGTCAGGCGGTGAAAACTTATCTGTTTAACAGCCAGTTGGTGACGCTGACAGATGGCAGCCTGCTACTGATCGCCCCTGAAGAGAGCCATCAGGATCCGGTGACTGCGGCCATCTGCGAGCGCATTCTGGCAGAGGATAACCCGGTCAGCGAGGTGCGCTTTTTTAACCTCAGGCAAAGTATGAACAATGGCGGCGGCCCCGCCTGCTTACGTCTGGCTATCCCCCTGCGAGAGCAGGAGTTATCGCGGGTCGCGCCGGGCATCCTGATCAATGAAGAACGTTATCAGGCGTTGCAAAGCTGGATTGAACAGCACTACCGGGACCGGCTCTGTGCTGATGATCTGCGCGACCCCCAACTGGTGGAGGAGATCGCGCAGGCGCTGAGCGAACTCAACCTGATCCTGCAGCTACCCGAACTTTATCACTGA
- a CDS encoding aspartate aminotransferase family protein, giving the protein MSPTLDRELFNQVMVPNYSPLPVIPVRGQGSRVWDQAGREYIDFAGGIAVTALGHCHPELTQALHQQAEKLWHLSNVWTNEPALQLAQLLCDKTFAERVYFANSGAEANEAAFKLARKYAYDHSGPQKHEILSCENSFHGRTLFTVSVGGQAKYREGFEPVPGGIRHLPFNDIAALEASISERTCALVIEPIQGEGGIIPASQEYLQAARELCDRYRALLIFDEIQTGVGRTGKLYAYQHSAVIPDIMTTAKALGGGFPIGAMLCRSEVAESFQFGTHGSTYGGNPLGCAVASALLQVVDSEAVLDGVLSREKRFREQLNQLNQQYPVFDQFRGQGLLLGCALKPDLLGKAKQLLLLAQEEGVMLLIAGPDVIRLAPSLIIPEADIDEGLQRFGRAMHRFLQEP; this is encoded by the coding sequence ATGTCACCCACCCTCGATCGGGAACTGTTTAATCAGGTCATGGTGCCCAACTATTCTCCGCTACCGGTCATCCCTGTTCGTGGTCAGGGCTCGCGGGTATGGGATCAGGCGGGCCGTGAATATATCGATTTTGCCGGCGGTATCGCCGTGACGGCTCTGGGTCACTGCCACCCGGAACTGACTCAGGCACTGCATCAACAGGCAGAAAAGCTCTGGCATCTGAGCAACGTCTGGACCAACGAACCCGCCCTGCAACTGGCGCAACTGCTGTGTGATAAAACCTTCGCCGAGCGGGTTTACTTCGCGAACTCCGGCGCAGAAGCCAATGAAGCCGCTTTCAAACTGGCCCGCAAATACGCCTACGATCACAGCGGGCCGCAGAAGCATGAGATTCTGAGCTGTGAGAACAGCTTTCATGGCCGCACCCTGTTCACCGTCAGCGTCGGTGGTCAGGCGAAATACCGGGAGGGCTTTGAGCCGGTTCCCGGTGGGATCCGGCATCTGCCCTTCAACGATATCGCGGCACTCGAAGCGAGTATCAGTGAACGCACCTGCGCGCTGGTCATTGAGCCGATTCAGGGCGAGGGCGGGATCATTCCCGCCAGTCAGGAATACCTGCAGGCCGCGCGCGAGCTCTGTGACCGCTACCGTGCTCTGCTCATCTTTGATGAGATCCAGACCGGTGTCGGGCGTACCGGCAAACTCTACGCTTATCAGCATAGCGCTGTCATACCGGATATTATGACCACCGCCAAAGCACTGGGTGGCGGCTTTCCGATCGGCGCCATGCTCTGCCGCAGCGAGGTGGCCGAGTCCTTCCAGTTTGGTACCCATGGCAGCACCTATGGCGGCAACCCGCTGGGCTGCGCCGTGGCCAGCGCCCTGTTGCAGGTGGTCGACAGTGAAGCGGTGCTCGATGGCGTTCTCAGTCGGGAAAAGAGGTTTCGTGAACAACTGAATCAACTCAACCAACAATACCCGGTTTTTGATCAGTTCCGTGGTCAGGGCCTGTTGCTGGGCTGCGCGCTGAAGCCCGATCTCCTCGGCAAAGCCAAACAGTTACTGCTGCTGGCTCAGGAGGAGGGGGTTATGTTGCTGATTGCCGGCCCGGATGTGATCCGTCTGGCACCCTCGCTGATCATCCCCGAAGCCGATATCGATGAGGGGCTGCAACGCTTCGGCCGGGCAATGCATCGCTTCCTGCAGGAACCCTGA